TAATTAGCATAGTAAAATATTTTGAGGTTATATATCAGCAGTCTTATTTTCTTAACGTGCATGTTAGTCATTTTAAAAGCAATCTTCATTCCTGTTTAAATGCATTTATAATTCTTTGAGGACTGTGTATTTTGTTTCTTCTCAGTATAGTAAACCTCATGAGTCATACTGGTGATGTAGCACCCTCTAGTGGCCTAAGAATGTAATTACAAGGTTTGTTTCAGCATGCACGATGTAAAATTGCTATGGGGAGGGAAATCAAGGCctgagcattattattattattattattattattattagccttccattattattattattattattattattattattattattattattattattattattattattattattattgctctcCTGGGGGCTTAGAGTGGCTTGTACAAATGAACTGGGACTTGCTGCTGTTTTGCAGCCTGGCACCTCTCCCATCAATTACACGTCTCCTGTCACTGGGTTCAGTGATCTGACCTTCAGTGATCTGAGCTCCCCGTAACCAGCGGCTATTGTTTTGCATCGTATTGTTTCCCCCGAAATCAACAAAGTCACCACTCATGTGACCGCCCAGCCATAGAACACAGATGCCTTTCAACTGGAAAGGGGTACAGAATAAACAATGgacaacagacaaaaaaaaaaaaaaaaacatctcaaaaGTCAAATTCTGGATAAAAACAGTTGACAGTAAAATGTAGTAAAAATCAACTACCTCTATTTCGTGAGCGCCTTTGGCTTGCAACCATCTTCTTCGTCATATGATTCAAGAAGGCTTTGCAGCGGTAGATGAACAGACTCATGTCGGAGGACTctgtcatttgaaaaaataaaaaacaaatcaaacaattaacAGCAGATATCTGGTGAAGGTGAAAATGGTATGGAGTAAGTTTGGATTTTCGATTTTGACTGTTTTATCAATTCTATAATGACCACAAAATAATCTGAGGTGAAATAACAGttacatttctttctttctttctttctttctttctttctttctttctttctttctttctttctttctttctttctttctttctttctttctatttatatattttttttttctatattgtTTTATTGGCCATTAAAACAATGAAGTTAGTGATGGACTAAAACATTTCCACAAGGCTGTGTAATATCATATTCTATTACCTCCTGTGAGTTTGGACGAGCAGTTGATGAACTCTGGTGGTCTGGGTGCAACTAAGCTTTTTCGTCGAGATGTTAGTGTTCCAGATGAACGCCGACGTAACGAATCACTGGGACCAGCCCCCCCATCTTGGTAAGAACCCCGGCGGCTCGATTTGACCAGGCTTCCTGCCTTTCCATCCCAGTAGGTCCGGCAGGCACGATATAGAATCTGAATGAAGATGCACTTTTCTGCTGCTGAGCTGGCCACCCACTGGTCCACAGCATTGATAAACACCAGGTCAAATTCTGGACTGTCCTAGTGGAGAGTAGATAACATGTGAGCAAGCAATTACTCTTGATGAACTTTAAAGTCATATCTTTATTGACTCTTTCCATGAAATCAAAATGAGGTGGTGACCTTGTTGGGGTTAATGCCGTTGACCTGTCGTAGTTGCTCCACCGCCCACTGTGATGTCCTTGTGAAGGCCAAGGAACCACTAAACTGCTTCACCTTTGAAATGAGGAGCTGCTGTGGCCTTGTGTTGGTCACTACACAGAGAGCATAAACTATCATTTACTGCTGGCAACTAAATCGGATAAATTAAGGTTGTGGAAAAATTGAAACTAATATGGAAAAGcagaaaagaaaatggatggagttGGAGTAATACACAACACCAGGAAAATTAGGACACTAAATATTAAGTATAAATAGACTGTTTTGAATGTCTTGCATTATTTATAAAATTCAAAATAGTAcataaaaaattataaataaatatataaataataataatatataataataataaattgtgaATAACTATAATTATAAATAACtcttaaaaaaattaaagtctactttttttctgcaaaggagaagctattttttttacagatttGTGTAAAAGTCTATTCATATTTGTATCATGGCACATTAGGAAAATTAGGAcactaaatattaaatataaatagaCTGTTTTGAAAATCTTACATTATTTATGAAATTCAAAGTAGTAcataaaaaattataaataaatatataaataatatataataataaaaaaattatgaatAACTATAATTATTAATAACTCATAAAAGTAATTGAAAGTCTACTTTTTTTCCTGCAAAGGAGATGCTAATTTTTTTTACAGGTTTGCGTGAAAAATCTATTAATATTTGTGTCATGGCACATCTTacttaaagtgaaaaaaaaaatcatatttgcaCCTGAAACACAGATGAATGTTGCATAGTTTTTTTGGGATCCTAGCGAAAGGAAAGACATCCTCTTCTTTTTTCTCCTCTGTACCTCCACTGCCACCAGCATCCGTTCATTATGAGGGATGAAGACTTCTTTGTTAATGCTAGACTGTTTATTCATCGTTGATCTGACCTAGCGGTGAAATGACATGAGATACTTGTCAGGCATTGATGAAAATCAGGCAAAGGTATATTGATTTATGAGCATAACATATTGGCAATCTGTGTTACGTACAATAATAAATGTCTAAAGGTTATACAGAATTAATTTTCTTCGCCTGAGATATTCATAACATGCAATGTAGATACACTGGCAAGGAGACTTAAATATACATCACAAGAAATAAGACATTATGATGATAGAAAATTATACCTAACCCACTTTCACTCATTCAGCACCATTGACTTACCTCTCCTGGTTTTGCTCTTGAATCTCAAAAAAAACGTTCTTCTTGTTAGTTGGAAGTGAGGTTAGTTAGATTAACTACTAGATAGTTGAGCTGTCATGAATTTATACCCTGGTGGCACACCGAGCGGTGTGCCTTGCAGTGAAGGCTCACACAAATCACAGTGTGTCCCATTAGAGGAAGTTGACACTGGAAGCCAGGAACAGACGTTCTCTGTTTGAGACACACAGAATCACGGCCCACTGCACTTTATGGCGGATGAAGATCCAAATAACTCATGGTATTTAAATCACTAAATCGTAAATCATGAGATGTTCATGAAATTCGTCATGTGCTTAATCATGCTGTCAATCTCTAGTTGGGAATTTTTTTCTGTTGATTGAGTGTCTCAAATATGTTTTTTAATTATGCTATAATTCCATGTGGGGCATTTTTAGGATCTTTGTGAAGTTAAATATTCTATTCTACTTCAGTTGTGtgctaaatataaaatatagttaaacaaaatattatttttttattattattatgcaaaTTCATGAATATTTTTGCTACTTTTCCCAAAAAATTCTAGACTGACAAGGAAAATGAATGGCATTGGAATTTGCAAATAACTGATATGTACAATTCTTACATCACATTGTGACTGTAAAACCTCAAATGAAAAAGAACTGTTCTTCCTGGTTACTCGATCATTGATTTGATGACAAGATTATCTTATTCAGTTTGGCAGTCATGTGTTTTAATTGGTATACCGTCCAATAGTCACAGGCTTGTATACAAAATACAAGGAGTTAATATTGTACTCTACACATATTGAATTGCTTTGAACgatcaaaaaaaaatattgtcaatTTCCAGtttcatattgttttttttgttttttttcaaaacatctcaaatcatttttaaaaaaaggacagacacaaacatgcacagacacacacatagagCAAATCAGTGAAGTTAGAAATTTTGCTAGTATTAAATTTATACACATCTGGTGTAAATGGCACGTTCACCAAAATCAGGATTGTTGAAACCTTGGCATTGTAGTATAAATAACATGCATCCAAATACCTGTCCAAAATTGAAATATCGCTTTCAACAAAAGACATCCGAACTTAtaaaaaacataataaataaaatgaataaaaagccAAAATTTGGCAAACGTTTTAAGAAAcaggaaaaatatattttctcatTGAGAGCTATAGCAGAAACTTTATACTGTAAATGTTAGATCAAAGGATATATTTTTGGCCATAACATAAGAAATTTTATTAgaaattaattttgaaaatatatataaatcacgACAGTTTTTTTTGCACTGTTAGTACTCTTAAGTACTATATAGGCTATTCATATTCCTAAATGGTTTTGATGAAAAATTATGTTTTGgaacattattaaaaaaaaaaaaaaaaaggatgtgatCCTGGTTACTTGCATATTATTGAGTTTTGCAATACATTTAGAATATTGCCCAATATGATAGAACACATTTGGACCTGAAACTTATGTCACAGTGTAAAGAAAACCAACCTAAAATTAGCTAAACAAAAGTTATCATTTTAATGTGTTTAGACACTACTGTTTGCCACATTACTGCATGTTTTACACAATGCTTGATTTTGCAAGGTCATCAACATATTGTAGGCAACTCCTAAATATTTGGCCACGTCACATTTAAGATATGTATGATGACAAAATTACTCTCATGATGATTAAACAGAAGATGCTATTATTGTGCTCACATGGCAAGGTCAATAAAGGTATATTGGATGATTTTGAATGTGGAAtagtatataaataggatttttTGACAGTGTAacaactggagaaaaaaatatataaaagtatTTAAATACGGTTGACGGCTGAGTcattttactttttgtttcaattGACTCCATTCAGCCTCTTTTGACGTACACAAAGACCAAACATAGACACGCACACAGGTCGAACAATAGTGTTGTTGTAAAGGGCAAAGTGGAATCTTTCTAAGTTTATGCTACTAGCGCATAATTTTAGTAGCTAGTTTTAAAAAGTAACTGTCTCTCCGTGCTGTTATGTTAGGAAAATGATCACAACAGCAAAGCATTGTACTGCTCAATGGTTAGGAGAAATTATGGGGTGACAGGAGGATACAAATACACAGAACATTGTACAAGTTCAAGAACAAAACAGCACAAATGGTAAAAGAAGTTGTTTCTGCACAAGATGGTGCACAGGAACTTCCTGGATGTGGTCAGAGGACAAGGCTTTgagcacagtgtgtgtgtgtgtgtccgtgcgtgtttgtgtgctgaTATGAGTATTTGTCAATTCAGTTTCAATTCACTTGGTAAATCATTTCATGCTCTTGTTTAAATAAGCCAaggtttaaataaattaaaaaataatatttcagtttttatgttcaaaagtataaataaaatgtaaataaaataaatatggatTTACTTTATAGTAATattaagggtaaaaaaaaatcacattttagaAACAGTACCAGTGTATAAAATAGAAAACAATTTTTAGTTGTGAGAAAgggagtgctttttttttttttccaattgtgTGAATAGAAAATGAATTGAGTGACCATGCCTTATAGTgtgcatggatttttttttttttttttttagacgggATCGGTGTTGTCCTCAGCAGTCTCAGGCGGGTCTTGGGGTCTATACATGAAAGTAAGGAGAAAAAGCGCCACATCATAAGAGCACCAATAGGCTGTATGTGACGTCACCGCTGACCAATAGCGGCTCTCAACCAAACCCTCTCGCAGCTCAAAGTCGATGCGTCTTTCCAGCTCCACTAAAACACAGAAAAATTAATTGTTGTTGCTGTAGATTGGAAACAAATATCAAATTCAAAGAACTTTTGGACTTACAGGTGGTTTGGTCCAAGACCACTGAAGTGGATTGAGACATTGCTTGCTCAATTTCCCCACCCTCGTCTTCTACTTGTTTCTCCTTCTCATCGCTTTCGGGGAGCAGTGGCTTCTCTCCCGCTGCGTTATCCACCTCTGTGGTTCGACCTTCAAAATCTGAGGGCTCTTCCTCTACACCGCCCACCTGGCCACTGGATCGAGAAAAGCGAGAAAACAGGATTCCTCCGATTCCCTTTCCGATACTTGCAGCACCTGAAGGGCGAGAAGACCATACATGGTTTTGCACGTTTGGAGATGATCCTCATTTGCAGTTAAAATACCGCATTTtcaggactataaggcgcaccttcaatgaaatggcacattttaaaagtttgtccttatataaggtgcaccggactataaggcgtgccattaatgcatcatgtcagatttctaATCCAAATcatatcattctccattttatcttttttatttcaacttcagacgcaacaaattactttataatcacaaaataatgatccatagtctttttgattcatgattcatagtcttcagcgggccacttatgattgatttcatgacacaatgcttcgggccggtttaaatttaggagtttgatccatatataaggcgcaccagactataaggcgcactgttgacttttgagaaatttttaggtgtgccttataatccggaaaatacggtagttaattGTCTTCTGGGAACATTTAAAAAAGTATCTAACCCATGATGCTGGCCTTGCCCAGATTGGTGATGGACTCTCCATAGTGTCGTCGTGCTTGGGGCGGGGAGGTGCAAGGGCTGGGAAGGCTTTCTGAGTCTGGTATAGATGTCGTCTCCTTGGCGAGGTTCAGCAGTGTGGGGCGAATGTGATCATATGGCGTGGGGCTGGTGGTGTTGTACCTGCCACATCAAAGTTGCATTAATCAACTTTAattaatgtacataaatatgttgatgttttttctccTCTAGCTTAATATGGCttttccatgaaaactaacAAAAATATGTCCAAGTCTcttcaaaagattttttgtTCTGTTAAATACACTCAAGCTGTTTTTGCAATCAATGCCACCGGAGGgcgctgattttattttattttttaggaaGAACGGGATGTGAAAAGATTTGATTGCATGTGtgaccatccatctattttctcctACTTATCTAGTTTAGGGATGCCTACTTAATCAAAGTTATGCCATATTAGAGGAAAAACAGCCATTCACTCCAAAGGATGACTTACCAGTGGATTTGAACAGGCGCAATGTTACTGTAGTGCTTTAAAATAAGAGGCTCCAATCTGTATGCCTATAAGAGCAGAGAATGAAAGAATTATTTGGATATTGTTTTCCCATCTTATTTATTAAAtggtatgtatttaaaatacatTATAAAACATAATTCAAATCAGAGCGGCTTCCATAGCTGAAATGGATATGGATCTAAAACTGGACTAGGCCAGACTAGTAATAAAGTACTCACCACTGGGTCAGTGGGATGAAATACGTTGAAAAGGCGTTTGCAGATTGAGGTGGGGAGGATATGGTCCTGCACGACATTGCTACCAGGACGGATGCCTCGTAATGCCAAGAATACAGCCAGTGGGGAGCCCATGCAGAAGAAATTTTCCACCTAAAAAATCAAGAAACAGTaaattttagtataaaaaaaatgtaaaactaataaaaactattatttgaTTAGTTTCTGATCAATTTTATTACCTTGAATTTTAAAGCTGGAATTGCAACACAAGACAAGGTCTGCAGACCCTGGAATTGATCCTCCAAATCTCTCAACCTgtacagatttttattttttttagattacccATATTAATTCTTCAGTTTCAAAGAATGTCACAAACTGACAACAGTGCTGTTGTTATTGTGTTGAGTGTTTCTAGTAAAATGCACagtaaaaaatacatttcaaatacCTGAGGCGTGTGAGTCTGAGCTGCTCCTGAAGATGGCGCTCTTCATCACTTGGCCAGCGGGCCTTTGTTTCTTCTGGATCTGGCACTTGTGAATGATGAAAGCGCACAGGGTCCCAGCCAGTCATGATGTCAAAGGTTATGACACAACCTAACGAGTGTGACACGATGGAcacttttccatttttttcaaaatctggATTTCTTGAGCAGAAAAGTGAGTAAAGACGGTTCAGCTCCAGTGTCAGGCCACGAGTAATCTGCATATACAGACAAGCacaccaaaaaaatatttttgttgtcttCACAACTATTCACAGAACTCATTTCGTATATTAAACCGTAATTTTTTCCCCAAAGACGAATCTGCACAAATTTACAGGTAGTCATAAAATAATCTCACCTCGTCTCTGTAAAGCGGACTAGTGTAGTACATGATGTCCATGGCGCTGCTGTTCAACATGTCTCTAAGACCTCTAAGTTTGTCTGGAGTGATGGTGTCCACCGTGTCTGCAAGAGCGCACCATGCAAGATTATATGTCTTATAAAGTAACACTGTATTTAAAACATGAGACAGCCCATCTGGA
This genomic stretch from Syngnathus scovelli strain Florida chromosome 20, RoL_Ssco_1.2, whole genome shotgun sequence harbors:
- the stxbp6l gene encoding syntaxin binding protein 6 (amisyn), like; protein product: MNKQSSINKEVFIPHNERMLVAVEVQRRKKKRMSFLSLGSQKNYATFICVSVTNTRPQQLLISKVKQFSGSLAFTRTSQWAVEQLRQVNGINPNKDSPEFDLVFINAVDQWVASSAAEKCIFIQILYRACRTYWDGKAGSLVKSSRRGSYQDGGAGPSDSLRRRSSGTLTSRRKSLVAPRPPEFINCSSKLTGESSDMSLFIYRCKAFLNHMTKKMVASQRRSRNRVNQLKVALRERGHKLTPAEDKTVGLVHTAQQLADIAHKMALKRAK